A window of the Rhizobium viscosum genome harbors these coding sequences:
- a CDS encoding NAD(P)/FAD-dependent oxidoreductase, translating to MDYDVIVIGGGLVGVSIAWGLSKCGERVAIVDEGDVANRAARANFGLVWSSSKGLGNAAYSRWSRTSTANWHRLAAELKAETGIDTGFVRSGGFSIRLTATELERGIASMAKLAAQPGMDAEGTPPLEYEILDQTETRRHLPLVGDTVAGAIFSPLDGHVNPLRLFTGFHKALKQRGVHYLPHRKTIAISHRAGTFELAGDGWRLGAGKIVLAAGIGNTALAPMVGLNVPLSPSRGQIIVTERLKPFLSHATGYLRQTDEGSVLIGESKEATIDHQRPRGPITAVMAERAVRTFPLLKDASAVRVWAAFRVVTPDGYPIYEHSERFPGAFACACHSGVTLAANHALVLPRQISAGALSDDLSAFHSRRFHVPAAA from the coding sequence ATGGATTACGACGTAATCGTCATCGGCGGAGGGCTGGTAGGCGTATCGATAGCCTGGGGTCTATCGAAATGCGGGGAAAGGGTTGCAATCGTCGACGAAGGCGATGTGGCAAACAGAGCCGCCCGGGCGAATTTCGGTCTTGTATGGAGCTCAAGCAAGGGCCTCGGCAATGCCGCGTATTCGCGATGGTCGCGAACCTCGACGGCGAACTGGCACCGGCTGGCAGCCGAACTTAAGGCCGAAACCGGCATCGACACTGGCTTTGTCCGGTCGGGCGGCTTCTCAATTCGGCTCACCGCAACGGAGCTGGAACGCGGTATCGCATCGATGGCGAAGCTCGCCGCCCAACCAGGAATGGACGCGGAAGGAACGCCACCCCTCGAATATGAGATACTCGACCAAACGGAGACGCGCCGCCATTTGCCCCTGGTCGGCGACACAGTGGCAGGCGCAATTTTCAGCCCGCTCGATGGACACGTTAATCCGCTGCGGCTGTTCACGGGCTTTCATAAGGCGCTTAAGCAGCGTGGCGTTCATTATCTGCCGCATCGGAAGACGATTGCAATCAGTCATCGCGCAGGTACGTTCGAATTGGCTGGAGACGGGTGGCGACTCGGTGCCGGCAAGATCGTCCTTGCTGCCGGGATCGGCAACACCGCGCTCGCTCCGATGGTCGGGCTGAACGTTCCGCTCTCGCCCAGCCGCGGCCAGATCATTGTGACCGAGCGGCTGAAGCCTTTCCTCAGCCATGCCACCGGCTATCTGCGGCAGACAGACGAGGGCTCTGTGCTGATCGGCGAAAGCAAGGAAGCCACGATCGATCACCAGCGGCCGCGCGGGCCGATTACTGCGGTCATGGCTGAACGCGCTGTGCGCACATTCCCACTTCTAAAGGACGCCAGTGCAGTGCGGGTCTGGGCCGCATTCCGAGTGGTGACGCCGGACGGCTACCCCATTTACGAGCACTCAGAGAGGTTTCCAGGTGCGTTCGCATGTGCCTGCCATTCCGGCGTGACTCTGGCGGCCAATCATGCGCTGGTCCTGCCACGGCAGATTTCAGCCGGCGCGCTTTCTGACGATCTTTCCGCATTTCATTCCCGGAGGTTCCATGTTCCGGCGGCTGCCTGA
- a CDS encoding NAD(P)/FAD-dependent oxidoreductase: MSPIIKRIQNDQQLPAKADVVVIGGGIIGATAAFFLAERGLFVALVEKGHVGCEQSSRNWGWCRQQNRDERELPLSGVALRLWGEFESKIGEDVGFRRCGLLYATDNPQQLAEWEAWRATARQFNVNTKMLSAKEAAATVPANGRRWLGGVHSIDDGKGEPAIAAPTIANGARKFGATIHQECAARGLDLVNGAVAGVITEKGLIRTQAVLCAGGAWTSMFCRQYGILFPQASVRQTALRTRPTANLGEAIYTPECALTRRLDGSYTLAISGRAMLDITPQGIRYARWFMPMFMKRLKAVQFGIGKSFLQGPEAFGSLNKSKPTAFERIRVLDPPPSRRTIAAILKRVTEQFPALAGVEVADSWGAYVDFTPDAVPVISPADGVRGLYLAAGCSGHGFGLGPGIGRLAADLVANDTPCVDPTPFRLSRLLDGSKVKVGAI; this comes from the coding sequence ATGTCTCCAATTATCAAACGCATACAGAACGATCAGCAGCTCCCTGCCAAGGCGGATGTCGTCGTGATCGGGGGCGGCATCATTGGTGCAACGGCAGCTTTCTTTCTCGCGGAGCGGGGACTGTTCGTCGCTCTGGTCGAAAAGGGCCATGTCGGCTGCGAGCAGTCGAGCCGCAACTGGGGTTGGTGCCGCCAACAGAACCGGGATGAGCGCGAGCTGCCGCTCTCGGGCGTCGCGCTGCGGCTATGGGGTGAGTTTGAATCCAAAATCGGAGAGGACGTCGGCTTCCGTCGATGCGGTCTGCTTTACGCTACGGACAATCCCCAGCAACTGGCGGAATGGGAAGCATGGCGTGCTACGGCCCGGCAGTTCAACGTCAATACGAAGATGCTGAGCGCCAAGGAAGCGGCTGCCACGGTTCCGGCGAACGGCCGCCGATGGCTGGGCGGAGTGCATTCGATCGATGACGGCAAGGGCGAGCCTGCCATCGCCGCGCCGACGATCGCGAACGGCGCTCGCAAATTTGGCGCGACGATCCACCAGGAGTGCGCTGCCCGAGGCCTTGATCTGGTCAACGGCGCGGTGGCGGGAGTGATTACCGAAAAGGGGCTCATTCGGACACAAGCCGTCCTCTGCGCCGGCGGTGCCTGGACGTCGATGTTTTGTCGTCAGTACGGAATTCTTTTTCCGCAGGCAAGCGTGCGCCAAACGGCCCTTCGTACGCGGCCCACGGCGAATCTGGGCGAGGCGATCTATACGCCGGAGTGCGCGCTGACCCGCCGGCTGGATGGCAGCTACACGCTTGCCATCAGCGGCAGGGCGATGCTCGATATCACCCCACAAGGTATTCGATACGCCCGCTGGTTCATGCCGATGTTCATGAAGCGCCTGAAAGCGGTGCAGTTCGGCATCGGCAAATCCTTCCTTCAGGGTCCTGAGGCATTCGGAAGCTTGAACAAGAGCAAACCGACGGCCTTCGAGCGGATCCGCGTTCTCGACCCACCGCCGAGCCGCCGCACCATCGCGGCTATTTTGAAACGGGTCACGGAGCAGTTTCCTGCGCTGGCGGGGGTCGAAGTCGCCGACAGCTGGGGAGCCTACGTGGATTTCACGCCGGACGCGGTGCCGGTCATCTCGCCGGCTGACGGTGTGAGAGGTCTCTATTTGGCCGCGGGCTGCTCCGGCCATGGCTTCGGCCTTGGCCCGGGTATCGGCCGCTTGGCGGCCGACCTGGTTGCCAATGATACACCCTGTGTCGACCCCACCCCCTTCCGCCTCTCGCGCCTCCTTGATGGTTCGAAAGTCAAAGTCGGAGCAATCTGA
- the otnK gene encoding 3-oxo-tetronate kinase yields the protein MLLGVIADDFTGASDIANTIAKGVAPNGGLRTAQFLGVPKTAAAADVEAGVVALKSRTIPVEEAVAQSLGALNWLLAQGCRQIVFKYCSTFDSTRDGNIGPVGEALADALDVKSVVACPAFPGAGRTVYMAHLFVHDRLLSESGMQNHPLTPMTDPDIRRWLRYQTRSSVGHVALDTVRKGAEEVAATLAAKDDTLVIVDAISDQDLITIGSAIADHKLVTGGSGIAIGLAENFIRCGLATGNSGRLIGRDGPEAILAGSCSGATRGQIDVHKRNHPTLAIDVDKVMSGETTSDHVIEFITGNHGEAPLAYSSGTPEEVKAIQAKYGREEVAAKLDAFFADTALKLVRSGVTRLVVAGGETSGAVVSALDLGSLTIGQEIDPGVPVLLSDGEKPIALALKSGNFGSADFFVKALKRLKAS from the coding sequence ATGCTTTTAGGAGTGATCGCCGACGATTTTACCGGCGCAAGCGATATTGCAAACACAATTGCAAAGGGCGTGGCGCCTAACGGCGGACTGCGTACCGCGCAGTTTCTCGGCGTACCGAAAACCGCTGCAGCTGCCGACGTCGAGGCGGGTGTGGTTGCCCTGAAAAGCCGAACTATTCCAGTCGAGGAGGCGGTAGCGCAATCCCTTGGCGCCTTGAACTGGCTTCTGGCCCAAGGCTGCCGGCAGATCGTCTTCAAGTACTGCTCGACATTCGATTCCACCCGTGACGGCAACATTGGACCCGTGGGCGAAGCGCTTGCGGACGCTCTCGATGTGAAAAGCGTCGTCGCATGCCCGGCTTTCCCCGGTGCTGGCCGCACTGTCTACATGGCGCACCTGTTCGTCCATGACCGGCTCCTGAGTGAATCCGGGATGCAGAACCATCCGCTTACGCCCATGACGGACCCCGACATTCGCCGATGGCTGCGATACCAGACCCGATCGTCCGTTGGGCACGTCGCGCTTGATACGGTTCGCAAGGGTGCCGAGGAAGTCGCCGCTACGCTTGCCGCGAAGGATGACACGTTGGTGATCGTCGATGCGATATCCGATCAGGATCTCATCACTATCGGGTCGGCGATTGCCGACCACAAGCTGGTAACAGGCGGGTCCGGCATAGCGATTGGTCTAGCCGAGAACTTCATTCGGTGCGGCCTCGCTACAGGAAACTCTGGCAGATTGATCGGAAGAGATGGGCCGGAAGCGATCCTGGCGGGAAGCTGCTCAGGTGCGACCCGTGGACAGATCGATGTCCATAAGCGAAACCACCCGACTCTAGCCATCGACGTCGACAAGGTGATGAGCGGCGAAACCACCTCCGACCACGTCATAGAATTCATAACGGGCAATCATGGCGAGGCCCCGCTTGCCTACTCCTCCGGTACACCTGAAGAAGTCAAGGCCATTCAGGCGAAGTATGGTCGCGAGGAAGTCGCAGCCAAGCTCGACGCCTTTTTCGCCGACACAGCCCTCAAACTGGTTCGATCGGGCGTGACACGGTTGGTTGTTGCTGGCGGCGAAACGTCTGGCGCAGTCGTCTCGGCTCTGGATCTTGGGTCGCTGACGATTGGGCAGGAAATTGATCCGGGCGTGCCAGTCCTCCTTTCCGATGGCGAAAAGCCGATCGCTCTTGCCCTGAAGTCGGGCAACTTCGGCTCTGCCGATTTCTTCGTCAAAGCGCTGAAAAGGTTGAAAGCAAGTTGA
- a CDS encoding (2Fe-2S)-binding protein, which translates to MFRRLPDRRESSISFTFNGMPTMARQGDSVAAALLAAGYDSTRRSPVSGAARGPYCIMGVCFECLVKIDGRPNRQACMTNVAEGMRIETQDGAAMPRQEE; encoded by the coding sequence ATGTTCCGGCGGCTGCCTGACCGAAGGGAGAGTTCAATATCATTCACATTCAACGGCATGCCGACGATGGCCAGACAAGGCGATAGCGTTGCCGCCGCACTGTTGGCCGCGGGATATGACAGCACGCGCCGCAGCCCGGTGTCCGGCGCCGCCCGTGGTCCCTACTGCATTATGGGTGTCTGCTTCGAGTGCCTCGTCAAAATCGATGGCCGGCCGAACCGGCAGGCGTGCATGACCAACGTTGCTGAAGGGATGCGGATCGAGACACAGGACGGCGCTGCCATGCCGAGGCAGGAAGAATGA
- a CDS encoding aspartate/glutamate racemase family protein: MTTDVHESPALAMIHTVPGIIPAFNELVGHHLPSWRTFNMLDESLLGNTIREGVLSRQTMRRLGTHISSAVDAGASAVLVTCSSLGPAVDAAVPLCPVPLFRIDDGMAIEAIQRGSRIGVLATLATTMNPTTRLIERHAHRMGRNVFLTSRLCEGAFDKLRNGDRAAHDAMIREGLASLVGSVDVVVLAQASMANALNEMSEASVPVLTTPELGVVHMSSALNARFRVQESVQS, from the coding sequence ATGACTACAGACGTTCATGAGTCCCCTGCGCTTGCCATGATCCATACGGTCCCCGGGATCATCCCCGCGTTCAACGAACTCGTTGGCCACCATCTGCCCAGTTGGCGCACATTCAACATGTTAGATGAGAGCCTGCTGGGGAACACGATTCGCGAAGGCGTGCTGTCACGTCAAACGATGCGGCGGCTTGGGACTCACATTTCGTCGGCGGTGGATGCGGGGGCTTCGGCGGTCCTCGTCACCTGTTCCTCGCTCGGTCCTGCAGTGGATGCGGCAGTGCCGCTCTGCCCCGTACCCCTCTTCCGTATAGATGACGGGATGGCGATTGAGGCAATCCAGCGCGGGAGCCGAATTGGCGTCCTTGCAACTCTTGCAACAACAATGAACCCCACAACCCGCCTAATTGAACGCCATGCTCATAGGATGGGTCGGAACGTTTTCCTCACCAGTCGTCTTTGTGAAGGAGCCTTTGATAAATTGCGAAACGGGGACAGGGCGGCGCATGATGCGATGATACGTGAGGGTCTCGCTTCGCTCGTGGGCAGTGTCGACGTGGTTGTTCTTGCTCAAGCATCAATGGCAAATGCTCTAAATGAGATGAGCGAGGCATCGGTGCCAGTACTTACTACCCCTGAACTTGGTGTGGTGCACATGTCCTCCGCACTAAACGCGCGCTTCCGCGTCCAGGAAAGTGTGCAAAGTTAG
- a CDS encoding NAD(P)/FAD-dependent oxidoreductase produces the protein MIRSIQSATDLAPAYDVVVVGAGPAGLSAAIEASIHGLAVLLADENESPGGQIYRSVEHASDADLARMGPDYTAGRTLIERFRQGNLSYAPRATVWSVGPADEEVFDGAHPLEVGISLGGIARPIAAHRVILATGALERPFPFPGWTMPGVMAAGAAQILMKSSGLVPLGRTILAGTGPLLYLLASQLLRAGVSVTAVVDTTPVENWRSALPHLLGFATSPYALKGLKLLLEVHRRTRVIRGVTALEAAGSGQFGALRVHRGNKSRHIQGDLLLLHQGIAPNLNLTLAAGCDYAWDDRLAAFRPVVDGRGTSSVRGISIAGDAAGIVGAVASAHQGELAGLSAALNLNRIGHGAYEQRQNQFARKLALALRGRTFIEHRFRPGKTFRVPEDDGTIVCRCEEITAGKLREVAALDVPGLNQMKAFTRCGMGPCQGRLCGLTAVELLAQCRGVPAGEVGYYRLRPPIKPVPLGEFAALPYTDAAIVAVAGFLERASDGAPDANHGSHQ, from the coding sequence ATGATTAGAAGCATTCAGTCTGCCACCGATCTCGCGCCTGCCTATGACGTCGTCGTCGTTGGCGCGGGTCCTGCCGGCCTCTCGGCAGCCATCGAAGCCTCGATCCACGGTCTCGCGGTTTTGCTTGCCGATGAAAATGAATCCCCTGGCGGGCAGATTTATCGGTCGGTCGAGCATGCATCAGATGCCGACCTCGCCCGCATGGGGCCAGACTACACTGCCGGACGGACGCTCATCGAGCGGTTTCGGCAAGGGAACTTGAGCTACGCCCCCCGTGCGACTGTGTGGAGCGTCGGGCCTGCTGACGAAGAAGTTTTCGACGGCGCGCATCCGCTCGAGGTCGGGATTTCGCTCGGCGGGATTGCTCGACCGATCGCCGCCCACCGAGTAATTCTCGCGACCGGCGCGCTCGAGCGTCCATTCCCGTTCCCGGGGTGGACCATGCCCGGCGTCATGGCGGCAGGAGCGGCGCAGATCTTGATGAAGTCGTCGGGCCTGGTGCCCTTGGGACGAACTATCCTCGCCGGGACCGGGCCGCTTTTGTACCTGCTGGCAAGCCAACTCCTGCGGGCAGGCGTGTCCGTGACAGCCGTCGTCGATACCACGCCGGTCGAGAACTGGCGCTCTGCCCTGCCTCATCTGCTTGGCTTTGCCACGTCACCCTATGCCCTCAAGGGCCTGAAACTTCTTTTGGAGGTTCACCGTCGAACCCGTGTCATCCGCGGGGTGACTGCGCTCGAGGCGGCCGGTTCCGGACAATTCGGCGCCTTGCGGGTCCATCGCGGCAACAAGTCCCGGCACATTCAAGGCGACCTGCTCCTTCTACACCAGGGGATCGCGCCGAATCTCAATCTCACGCTCGCAGCCGGGTGCGATTACGCCTGGGACGATCGCCTGGCAGCCTTCCGCCCGGTCGTCGACGGTCGCGGTACCAGTTCGGTTCGGGGGATTTCGATCGCCGGTGATGCGGCGGGAATTGTCGGCGCGGTTGCCTCAGCTCACCAAGGAGAACTCGCGGGCCTGTCTGCGGCGCTGAACCTAAATCGCATTGGCCATGGTGCCTACGAACAGCGCCAGAACCAATTCGCGCGAAAGCTCGCTCTTGCGCTCAGGGGCAGGACTTTCATCGAGCATCGGTTCCGGCCCGGCAAAACGTTTCGCGTGCCCGAGGACGACGGCACCATCGTCTGCCGCTGCGAAGAAATAACGGCCGGCAAACTGCGTGAAGTTGCGGCGCTCGACGTGCCGGGCCTCAACCAGATGAAGGCGTTCACACGATGCGGAATGGGACCATGTCAGGGCCGGCTGTGCGGTCTGACCGCGGTTGAACTGCTGGCTCAATGCCGTGGCGTTCCGGCCGGCGAGGTCGGTTACTATCGGCTACGCCCGCCCATCAAACCCGTGCCGCTGGGCGAATTTGCGGCCTTGCCGTACACGGACGCAGCCATCGTGGCCGTAGCCGGATTCTTGGAACGCGCCTCCGATGGTGCGCCAGATGCCAACCATGGGAGCCACCAATGA